In Marisediminicola antarctica, one DNA window encodes the following:
- the ligA gene encoding NAD-dependent DNA ligase LigA produces the protein MADTKAEFDAAKTEADGLTGRILELRDAYYERDTVLVSDDEYDSMLRRLQELERLFPELQSQDSPTQTIGGRAETTLFAPVRHADRMLSLDNVFSIDEFGAWATKVERDSGRQVRYLCELKIDGLAINLRYENGVLVTAATRGDGVVGEDVTENVAWVPSIPRRLAGSGHPPLVEVRGEVFFPVAAFLDLNAEQAAAGDRIFANPRNAASGSLRQKEESKTPPQVERMRRRLGRLSMLVHGIGAWQNPPVDAQSKVYELLATWGLPTSTHFRVLPSSGEVAEFIEYMGVHRDSVEHEIDGIVIKVDELALHEELGATSRAPRWAIAYKYPPEQVNTKLLDIVVSVGRTGRVTPFAVMQKVRVAGSEVRQATLHNQDVVKAKGVLIGDTVVLRKAGDVIPEVLGPVVELRDGTEREFIMPTECPECGTGLRAMKEGDIDLRCPNARSCPAQVRGRVEHIGSRGGLDIEGLGEVGAAALTQPLEPTDPPLVTEAGLFELQLRDIFPIRVLVRDSETGLVKLNDDGTPRQETPFRRKRRLTGKNPDPAFDPDDADAAAPPFAGDANYVPSTAATKLIAELELAKSKELWRFLVALSIRHVGPVAARALAAYFGSIEAIRGATRDELAAVDGVGGIIADSLIDWFAVDWHVEIIDRWRAAGVPFAIAGHPGPGAASAGGGVLDGLTVVATGSLEGFTREGALEAIIAAGGKAASSVSKKTDFVAAGPGAGSKLAKAEALGLRIIDAAQFAVLVTEGPSALDA, from the coding sequence GTGGCAGATACCAAGGCAGAGTTCGACGCGGCGAAGACCGAGGCCGACGGGTTGACCGGTCGCATTCTCGAGCTGCGTGACGCCTACTACGAGCGCGACACCGTGCTGGTGAGCGACGACGAGTACGATTCGATGCTCCGTCGTCTGCAGGAGCTCGAACGGCTGTTTCCCGAACTGCAGAGCCAGGACTCGCCCACCCAGACGATCGGCGGACGCGCCGAGACCACCCTCTTCGCGCCGGTCCGGCATGCCGACCGAATGCTGAGCCTCGACAACGTCTTCTCGATTGACGAGTTCGGCGCCTGGGCCACGAAGGTCGAGCGCGACTCCGGCCGCCAGGTCCGCTATCTCTGCGAACTGAAGATCGACGGACTCGCGATCAACCTGCGCTATGAGAACGGCGTGCTCGTCACGGCCGCGACGCGCGGCGACGGCGTCGTCGGCGAGGACGTCACCGAGAACGTCGCCTGGGTGCCGAGCATCCCTCGCAGGCTCGCGGGGTCCGGGCATCCGCCGCTCGTCGAGGTTCGCGGCGAGGTGTTCTTCCCGGTCGCGGCGTTCCTCGATCTCAACGCGGAACAGGCTGCCGCCGGTGACCGCATCTTCGCGAACCCGCGCAACGCGGCATCCGGCAGCCTTCGACAGAAGGAAGAGAGCAAAACGCCGCCGCAGGTCGAGCGGATGCGCAGGAGGCTCGGCCGCCTGAGCATGCTCGTGCACGGTATCGGGGCCTGGCAGAACCCGCCGGTCGACGCGCAGTCGAAGGTCTACGAGCTGCTCGCGACATGGGGCCTGCCGACCAGCACCCACTTCAGGGTGCTTCCCTCCAGTGGCGAGGTCGCCGAGTTCATCGAGTACATGGGCGTGCACCGCGACAGTGTCGAGCACGAGATCGACGGCATCGTCATCAAGGTCGACGAACTCGCCCTTCACGAGGAGCTCGGCGCAACCAGCCGCGCCCCGCGCTGGGCCATCGCCTACAAGTACCCGCCCGAGCAGGTCAACACGAAGCTGCTCGACATCGTCGTCAGCGTTGGCCGCACCGGGCGGGTGACGCCGTTCGCCGTCATGCAGAAGGTGCGGGTGGCGGGCAGCGAGGTGCGCCAGGCGACCCTGCACAACCAGGACGTCGTCAAGGCCAAGGGTGTGCTCATCGGCGACACCGTCGTGCTGCGCAAGGCAGGGGACGTGATTCCCGAGGTGCTCGGCCCGGTTGTCGAGCTGCGCGACGGCACCGAACGCGAATTCATCATGCCGACCGAGTGCCCGGAGTGCGGGACCGGGCTGCGCGCGATGAAGGAGGGCGACATCGACCTGCGCTGCCCGAACGCGCGCAGCTGTCCCGCCCAGGTGCGCGGACGGGTCGAGCACATCGGCAGCCGCGGTGGCCTCGACATCGAGGGCCTCGGAGAGGTCGGGGCGGCGGCGCTCACCCAACCCCTCGAGCCGACGGACCCACCGCTCGTGACCGAGGCCGGCCTGTTCGAGCTGCAGTTGCGCGACATCTTCCCCATCCGGGTGCTCGTGCGCGACTCCGAGACGGGCCTCGTCAAGCTCAACGACGACGGCACCCCTCGCCAAGAAACCCCGTTCCGCCGCAAGAGGCGCCTCACGGGCAAGAACCCTGACCCCGCCTTCGATCCGGATGATGCGGATGCTGCGGCGCCGCCCTTCGCGGGAGACGCCAACTACGTTCCCTCGACGGCCGCCACCAAGCTCATCGCCGAGCTTGAGCTCGCCAAGTCCAAGGAACTCTGGCGCTTCCTCGTCGCGTTGAGCATCCGGCACGTCGGGCCCGTTGCCGCACGGGCGCTCGCCGCCTATTTCGGGTCGATTGAGGCCATCCGCGGTGCCACTCGCGACGAGCTCGCCGCGGTCGACGGCGTCGGCGGCATCATTGCCGACTCGCTTATCGACTGGTTCGCGGTCGATTGGCATGTGGAGATAATCGACCGCTGGCGCGCCGCCGGTGTGCCGTTCGCGATCGCCGGCCATCCGGGCCCCGGCGCCGCCTCGGCCGGCGGGGGAGTGCTCGACGGGCTGACCGTCGTCGCCACGGGTTCTCTCGAGGGCTTCACCCGAGAGGGCGCGCTCGAGGCGATCATCGCGGCCGGGGGCAAGGCCGCGAGCAGCGTGAGCAAGAAGACCGACTTCGTCGCGGCCGGACCGGGTGCGGGGTCGAAGCTCGCTAAGGCCGAGGCGCTCGGCTTGCGCATCATCGATGCCGCCCAGTTCGCTGTGCTCGTGACCGAGGGACCGTCCGCGCTGGACGCATAA
- the mnmA gene encoding tRNA 2-thiouridine(34) synthase MnmA, which translates to MKVLAAMSGGVDSAVAAARAVEAGHEVVGVHLALSRMPGTLRTGARGCCTIEDSMDAQRAANIIGIPYYVWDFSERFKLDVVDDFIAEYTAGRTPNPCMRCNERIKFAALLEKALDLGFDAVATGHYANIQTDADGNRELHRAADWAKDQSYVLGVLTSEQLAHSMFPLGATPSKAEVRAEAAARGFSVATKPDSHDICFIPDGDTRGWLAERVGAEQGVIRDRTGDVVGSHEGANAFTIGQRKGLNLGVPSADGRPRFVLEVKPASNEVVVGPREALDIAEVAGSKLSWAGLGPVDSGIIADAADPFDCFVQIRAHSEPVAAVARLVPRTGASEGQVELVIRPNVPLNGVAPGQTAVLYVGTRVLGQCTIDRTVSAVPVPA; encoded by the coding sequence ATGAAGGTTCTGGCAGCGATGAGTGGCGGCGTCGACTCGGCGGTCGCCGCAGCCCGAGCCGTCGAGGCCGGGCACGAGGTGGTCGGTGTCCACCTCGCCCTGAGCCGGATGCCCGGCACCCTCCGCACCGGAGCCCGCGGCTGCTGCACGATCGAAGACTCGATGGATGCCCAGCGTGCCGCGAACATCATCGGCATCCCGTACTACGTGTGGGACTTCTCCGAGAGGTTCAAGCTCGACGTCGTCGACGACTTCATCGCCGAGTACACCGCCGGGCGCACCCCCAACCCGTGCATGCGGTGTAACGAGCGCATCAAGTTCGCCGCCCTGCTCGAGAAGGCGCTCGACCTCGGCTTCGATGCGGTCGCGACCGGCCACTACGCGAACATCCAGACGGATGCCGACGGCAACCGCGAGCTGCACCGCGCCGCCGACTGGGCCAAGGACCAGTCCTACGTGCTCGGCGTGCTGACGTCGGAGCAGCTCGCCCACAGCATGTTCCCGCTTGGGGCCACGCCGTCCAAGGCCGAGGTGCGCGCGGAGGCCGCCGCCCGTGGATTCTCCGTGGCAACCAAACCCGACTCGCACGACATCTGCTTCATCCCGGACGGTGACACCCGCGGTTGGCTGGCCGAGCGCGTCGGTGCTGAGCAGGGAGTCATTCGCGACCGGACAGGCGACGTCGTCGGAAGCCACGAGGGAGCGAACGCCTTCACGATCGGTCAGCGCAAGGGGCTCAATCTCGGCGTGCCGAGCGCTGACGGACGCCCCCGCTTCGTGCTCGAGGTGAAGCCCGCGAGCAACGAGGTCGTCGTGGGGCCGCGCGAGGCGCTCGACATCGCCGAGGTCGCCGGCAGCAAGCTGAGCTGGGCCGGCCTCGGCCCCGTCGACTCCGGCATCATCGCGGATGCCGCGGACCCGTTCGACTGTTTCGTGCAGATCCGCGCGCACTCCGAGCCGGTCGCCGCCGTCGCGCGCCTCGTTCCCCGCACCGGAGCATCCGAGGGTCAGGTCGAGCTCGTCATCCGACCGAACGTGCCGCTCAACGGCGTCGCGCCCGGACAGACCGCGGTGCTCTACGTCGGCACCCGCGTGCTCGGCCAGTGCACGATCGACCGCACGGTCAGCGCGGTCCCCGTCCCCGCCTGA
- a CDS encoding cysteine desulfurase family protein, whose amino-acid sequence MAVYLDHAATTPMLGESIAAYTSALGIVGNPSSIHSQGQNAKRLLEEAREAVAASLGCDPIEVVFTSGGTESINLAIKGLYWARNSPGNRRPRILVPLGEHHATVDTVEWLERYEGAILEWLPLDSLGRVSVGAVADAFAAHDDIALVSLLMANNEVGTLQPVEQVVAIASAHGVPVHADAVSSYHRLPIDFAASGLAALSVSAHKIGGPLGIGALVLARSTTVVPLIHGGGQQRDVRSGTQDAPAAIAFGVAAQHPPVSLAPLRDRIIDGVRAAVPDAVLRGDPIDRLDNNAHFTFPGCEGDSLLFLLDVSGVSVSTGSACRAGIPEVSHVLRAMGVSDADARGALRMTLGHSSTEADVDAFLAALPAAYARARRAGFADRDVNE is encoded by the coding sequence ATGGCCGTCTACCTCGACCACGCGGCGACAACGCCGATGCTCGGCGAGTCGATCGCGGCCTACACCTCGGCCCTCGGCATCGTGGGCAACCCCTCCTCGATCCACAGTCAGGGCCAGAACGCGAAGCGCCTGCTCGAGGAGGCCCGCGAGGCCGTCGCGGCGTCGCTCGGCTGCGATCCGATCGAGGTCGTCTTCACCAGCGGCGGCACCGAGTCGATCAACCTGGCGATCAAGGGCCTGTACTGGGCGCGCAATTCGCCGGGAAACCGCCGCCCACGCATCCTCGTTCCGCTCGGCGAGCACCACGCGACGGTTGACACGGTCGAGTGGCTCGAACGCTACGAGGGCGCGATCCTCGAATGGTTGCCGCTCGACTCGCTGGGCCGGGTCTCGGTCGGCGCCGTTGCCGACGCGTTCGCCGCCCATGACGACATCGCCCTTGTGAGCCTGCTGATGGCGAACAACGAGGTCGGCACCCTCCAGCCCGTCGAGCAGGTCGTTGCGATCGCCTCGGCCCACGGCGTCCCCGTGCACGCCGACGCGGTCTCGAGCTATCACCGGCTGCCGATCGACTTCGCCGCGAGCGGCCTCGCCGCCCTCAGCGTCTCGGCCCACAAGATCGGCGGGCCGCTCGGCATCGGCGCGCTCGTTCTCGCCCGGTCGACGACGGTCGTGCCGCTCATCCACGGCGGCGGGCAGCAGCGCGACGTGCGCTCCGGCACCCAGGATGCGCCTGCGGCAATCGCGTTCGGGGTCGCCGCACAGCATCCGCCCGTCTCTCTCGCGCCGTTGCGCGACCGCATCATCGACGGTGTGCGTGCCGCCGTTCCGGATGCCGTGCTGCGCGGCGACCCGATCGACAGGCTCGACAACAACGCCCACTTCACCTTCCCCGGCTGCGAGGGCGACTCGCTGCTCTTCCTGCTCGACGTGTCCGGTGTCTCGGTCAGCACAGGTTCGGCCTGCCGGGCCGGCATCCCAGAGGTGTCGCACGTGCTGCGGGCGATGGGCGTGAGCGATGCGGATGCCCGTGGCGCTCTGCGCATGACGCTGGGCCACAGCAGTACCGAGGCCGACGTCGACGCGTTTCTCGCGGCGCTGCCCGCCGCGTATGCGCGTGCGCGGAGGGCCGGGTTCGCGGACCGTGATGTGAATGAGTAG
- the glgX gene encoding glycogen debranching protein GlgX has product MPETDMLRDLGVRATPEGGQVRVWSGSATAIEACVFAPNDPSWLAEKLQLTRDEHGVWSGASSRLVPGAHYSLRASGPTGPQHAFDKSLHLIDPYARGLARTNSGHWHSIVQDDAFDWAGARKPNTPLDHTVIYEAHAKGLSKLNPSIPERLRGTYAGLAHESNIAYLKDLGVTAIELLPVQQFVSEQRLIKQGLRNYWGYNTLGFFTPHAAYASRAAQVAGAAAVLREFKGMVKLLHEAGLEVILDVVYNHTAEEGPTGPTTSFRGLDNANYYRQMADGDYIDVTGCGNTLDFALPAAQRLVLDSLRYWANEVQIDGFRFDLAPALGRDDNVMFTPDHPLLHAIIDDPALQNVKMIAEPWDVGMGGWQVGNFPNGWEEWNDGYRDRMRDFWLTDVSSERLHGVAGQGIGSMARRLAGSAHVFSHERGPLASVNFITAHDGFTIADLTAYNQKHNLGNGENNRDGTDNNHSFNHGVEGPTGDPAVVAARCRAMRNLLGTLLLSGGVPMITAGDEFGRSQHGNNNAYCHDSTLTWLPWTKDPWQDELLDVSRRLLRLRRENPALRPVRFGVFGEKTPSSTQMDWFNADGATMSGENWDSPTARTLQYLAASTPELEEFNRILLIVHGLETPMTVTLPTHTGVSCYVLLWDSADDGAEGIELAPGAERVIAGTSMQLFRAL; this is encoded by the coding sequence ATGCCTGAAACCGACATGTTGCGCGACCTCGGCGTTCGCGCCACCCCTGAGGGAGGTCAGGTGCGAGTGTGGTCAGGGAGCGCGACCGCGATCGAGGCATGCGTTTTCGCCCCGAACGACCCGAGCTGGCTGGCCGAGAAGCTGCAGTTGACACGCGACGAGCACGGAGTCTGGTCGGGGGCATCGAGCCGACTCGTCCCGGGTGCGCACTACTCGTTGCGCGCATCCGGCCCCACCGGCCCGCAGCACGCGTTCGACAAGAGCCTGCATCTCATCGATCCTTACGCGCGTGGGCTCGCTCGCACGAATTCCGGCCATTGGCACTCGATCGTGCAGGACGACGCATTCGACTGGGCAGGCGCGCGCAAGCCGAACACGCCCCTCGACCACACCGTGATCTATGAGGCCCACGCGAAGGGGCTCAGCAAGCTCAACCCGTCGATCCCCGAGCGGTTGCGCGGCACCTATGCAGGCCTCGCCCACGAGAGCAACATTGCCTACCTCAAAGACCTCGGCGTCACGGCCATCGAGCTCCTGCCGGTGCAGCAGTTCGTGAGCGAGCAGCGGCTCATCAAGCAGGGCCTGCGCAACTACTGGGGCTACAACACCCTGGGCTTCTTCACGCCGCATGCGGCCTACGCGTCGCGCGCGGCCCAGGTGGCGGGTGCCGCGGCGGTGCTGCGCGAGTTCAAGGGCATGGTCAAGCTCCTGCACGAGGCCGGCCTCGAGGTAATCCTCGACGTCGTCTACAACCACACCGCCGAGGAGGGTCCCACCGGGCCCACCACAAGTTTCCGTGGGCTCGACAACGCGAACTACTACCGGCAGATGGCCGACGGCGACTACATCGACGTGACCGGGTGCGGCAACACGCTCGACTTCGCCCTGCCCGCCGCGCAGCGGCTCGTGCTCGACTCGTTACGGTACTGGGCCAACGAGGTGCAGATCGACGGGTTCCGTTTCGATCTGGCTCCGGCGCTCGGACGTGACGACAACGTGATGTTCACCCCCGACCATCCGTTGCTCCACGCGATCATCGACGACCCTGCGTTGCAGAACGTCAAGATGATCGCCGAGCCGTGGGACGTGGGCATGGGCGGATGGCAGGTGGGCAACTTCCCGAACGGGTGGGAGGAGTGGAACGACGGCTACCGCGACCGGATGCGCGACTTCTGGCTCACCGACGTGTCGAGCGAGCGCCTGCACGGCGTCGCGGGGCAGGGCATCGGCAGCATGGCGCGAAGGCTGGCCGGGTCGGCGCACGTGTTCTCCCACGAGCGCGGCCCGCTCGCTTCAGTCAACTTCATCACCGCCCACGACGGCTTCACCATCGCCGACCTCACCGCATACAACCAGAAGCACAACCTCGGCAACGGTGAGAACAACCGCGACGGCACCGACAACAACCATTCGTTCAACCACGGCGTCGAGGGTCCGACCGGCGACCCGGCGGTGGTGGCCGCCCGGTGCCGCGCGATGCGCAACCTCCTCGGCACCTTGCTGCTCTCCGGCGGCGTTCCGATGATCACGGCCGGCGACGAATTCGGGCGCAGCCAGCACGGCAACAACAACGCATACTGCCACGACAGCACCCTCACCTGGCTGCCCTGGACGAAGGACCCGTGGCAGGACGAGCTCCTCGACGTGTCGCGTCGCCTCCTCCGCCTGCGCCGCGAGAACCCGGCCCTGCGCCCCGTGAGGTTCGGGGTCTTCGGCGAGAAGACACCGTCGTCGACCCAGATGGACTGGTTCAACGCCGACGGCGCCACGATGTCGGGTGAGAACTGGGATTCCCCCACCGCCAGAACCCTGCAGTACCTCGCGGCATCGACTCCGGAGTTGGAGGAATTCAACCGCATCCTGCTCATCGTTCACGGCCTTGAGACCCCGATGACCGTGACGCTTCCGACGCACACCGGTGTCTCCTGCTACGTGCTGCTATGGGACAGCGCGGACGATGGGGCCGAAGGCATCGAGCTCGCGCCGGGCGCCGAACGCGTGATAGCGGGCACGTCGATGCAGCTGTTCCGGGCGCTCTAG
- a CDS encoding signal peptidase I — translation MSDVREETGTAPREKGLLHYVGLRLSGALLLLVFALAVIVIVVPRASGSIPLTVLTGSMAPGLPPGTLIVVQPVDVDDLAVGDVITYQIRSGDPAVITHRIIAINAPTTGERTFETKGDNNSDADPDPVGAIQVQGKVWYSVPLVGFANNAVNGENRAWIVPGLATLLIAYAGYMIASGAATAVRKKRAFQPRP, via the coding sequence GTGAGCGACGTGCGCGAGGAGACGGGAACAGCTCCCCGCGAGAAGGGCCTGCTCCACTACGTCGGCCTCAGACTGAGCGGGGCACTGCTCCTGCTCGTCTTCGCGCTCGCCGTGATCGTCATTGTGGTCCCACGGGCATCCGGATCCATCCCGCTCACGGTGTTGACCGGGTCGATGGCACCCGGGCTTCCCCCCGGCACGCTCATCGTGGTTCAGCCGGTCGACGTCGACGATCTCGCGGTCGGCGACGTCATCACGTACCAGATCCGCTCCGGCGACCCCGCCGTGATCACCCACCGCATCATCGCGATCAACGCGCCCACGACCGGGGAGCGCACCTTCGAGACCAAGGGCGACAACAACAGCGACGCCGATCCCGACCCGGTCGGCGCGATTCAGGTGCAGGGCAAGGTCTGGTACTCAGTTCCGCTTGTCGGCTTTGCCAACAACGCCGTCAACGGGGAGAACCGGGCCTGGATCGTACCGGGCCTCGCCACGCTGCTCATCGCCTACGCCGGGTACATGATCGCGAGCGGCGCAGCCACCGCGGTGCGGAAGAAGCGCGCGTTTCAGCCTCGCCCCTAG
- a CDS encoding RICIN domain-containing protein — MARHRTAIAIGTAAFIVLAGTGVGNAYWSTQASTAGSVNAGAIGIATSGFPALTTNYTASALAISAPVTVTNTGTVWAPFSLTLGVTSATALATGAIVRTWPVAAATACTATSIAPSSATTSSWVNFPALTGTLEPGASATYCVRSSVSALQQSTIAGTNLSAALAVTSAVGSWVASATSSAAQAVLDSTSPSTPGAPVASATTATGTSLAWPASTDNVAVTGYDVYRDGLLRATVAGTAFTDSGLTAATTYRYTIVARDAAGNVSAVSTGTNVVTSSAPGVLDPALWYSVSTASGVCIESGPKPTNGGHLGVATCGGSDKNEWKVVAVGGYYTVVSRRAPTLVWDITDASLAANATARLSTSNGATSQQWQVSQNSSGTYQFVNRNSGLCLSVPTSGSLRQQACGSANSLLFTITMVG, encoded by the coding sequence ATGGCCAGGCACCGCACCGCTATCGCCATCGGCACGGCGGCATTCATCGTCCTCGCGGGCACCGGAGTCGGCAACGCGTACTGGAGCACCCAGGCATCGACGGCCGGCAGCGTCAACGCCGGAGCGATCGGCATCGCCACGAGCGGGTTCCCCGCCCTTACGACCAACTACACGGCATCCGCCCTCGCCATCTCGGCACCCGTCACGGTCACCAACACGGGCACGGTCTGGGCGCCGTTCTCGCTCACGCTCGGCGTCACGTCAGCGACCGCCCTCGCGACCGGCGCGATCGTGCGGACCTGGCCGGTCGCGGCGGCGACCGCCTGCACAGCCACGAGTATCGCTCCGTCGTCAGCGACGACGAGCAGCTGGGTAAACTTTCCCGCGCTGACCGGCACACTGGAGCCGGGCGCCTCCGCGACCTACTGCGTGCGCTCGTCCGTCTCCGCACTGCAGCAGTCCACGATCGCCGGCACGAACCTGTCCGCCGCACTCGCGGTCACGTCGGCCGTGGGGAGCTGGGTCGCCAGCGCCACCTCCTCCGCAGCCCAGGCCGTGCTCGACTCGACGTCGCCCAGCACGCCGGGCGCGCCTGTCGCCTCGGCGACGACCGCGACGGGGACCTCGCTCGCCTGGCCGGCATCGACAGACAACGTCGCTGTGACTGGCTACGACGTCTACCGCGACGGACTCCTCCGCGCGACCGTCGCTGGCACCGCGTTCACCGACAGCGGCCTCACGGCCGCCACGACCTACCGGTACACGATCGTCGCGCGCGACGCGGCGGGCAATGTGTCAGCGGTGTCAACGGGCACGAACGTCGTCACGAGCTCCGCTCCCGGCGTGCTCGATCCGGCGCTGTGGTACTCCGTCAGCACCGCCAGCGGGGTGTGCATCGAGTCCGGACCGAAGCCCACGAACGGCGGCCACCTGGGCGTGGCCACCTGCGGCGGAAGCGACAAGAACGAGTGGAAGGTCGTGGCGGTGGGCGGCTACTACACCGTGGTGTCCCGGCGCGCCCCGACGCTTGTCTGGGACATCACGGACGCCAGCCTGGCCGCGAATGCCACAGCGCGGCTGTCCACCTCGAACGGTGCCACAAGCCAGCAGTGGCAGGTCTCGCAGAACTCATCGGGCACCTACCAGTTCGTCAACCGCAACAGCGGGCTGTGCCTCTCGGTGCCGACCTCGGGATCTCTGCGGCAGCAGGCCTGCGGCAGTGCGAACTCGCTCCTGTTCACCATCACAATGGTCGGCTGA
- a CDS encoding alternate-type signal peptide domain-containing protein, with protein sequence MNKLLKGAVAGAAGVALLLGGAGSFALWNSTATVNVGSVASGTLSIAATGAPTWKDISASKTASAIADISTFKIAPGDTIELTQVVEIDAVGDNLRATLSYDALNATALAADQELLDQLVITLDATGGANVVRIPGTQTFAVTPASSTSTVTATVKIAFPSTVTSATNGTVDFSKLAFKLQQNARS encoded by the coding sequence ATGAACAAGCTCCTCAAGGGTGCAGTCGCCGGTGCAGCTGGTGTCGCCCTCCTCCTCGGTGGCGCGGGTAGCTTCGCGCTGTGGAACTCGACAGCGACCGTCAACGTTGGCTCCGTCGCATCCGGCACCCTGTCGATTGCCGCAACAGGCGCCCCGACCTGGAAGGACATCTCGGCCAGCAAGACCGCGTCGGCGATCGCCGACATCTCGACCTTCAAGATTGCTCCCGGCGACACGATCGAGCTCACCCAGGTCGTCGAGATCGACGCCGTCGGAGACAACCTCCGCGCCACTTTGTCGTACGACGCGCTCAACGCCACCGCGTTGGCTGCGGATCAGGAACTGCTCGACCAGCTGGTGATCACGCTCGACGCGACCGGAGGCGCCAACGTCGTTCGCATCCCTGGCACCCAGACCTTCGCCGTGACGCCGGCGAGCTCGACGAGCACGGTCACGGCCACGGTCAAGATCGCCTTCCCGTCCACCGTCACCAGCGCCACCAACGGCACCGTCGACTTCTCAAAGCTGGCCTTCAAGCTGCAGCAGAACGCCCGCTCCTAG